From Scyliorhinus canicula chromosome 15, sScyCan1.1, whole genome shotgun sequence:
TGGCCCAGAACACGAGAGAGCTCCCGTGCTCCTCTTCCAATAGTGACCTGGGATCTTGTACATCTACTTAGATGGGCAGGTATCCCAACTGAGAGATGGCACCTCCAGCTCTAAGTATTGACCCTGggagtgtctgcctgtgtcttATTTTTGCTCCTTAGCATTTCAACCtttgtaaaaaataaaatctaaatgcagcattccctctccCTACTGTCATCTAATAACCCCGTACTTGGAAATGCTTCGGACAGAATCAGACACTGCGTCTACTGCCCTCCATTGGGAATACAGCCTGCCAACTTTCATTGTCTAGACTGGCACTCGGAGTGGGCACTGAGGGCGGGTATTGTTGATTGGCGCTGTCACTGCAGGAaatagagggaggaggaggaggtgatcaaCCTCTCGTCACTGCTTCCCATCTCGAAGTCtgattaaatgggtcggtgctgggttttgttctttttttggGAAACAAAAATAGTAAAAAATTTTGGCTTGACGCCAGACTGGTGTGTTAGAAACTAGGCCAGATGGACCCTTTGGGAAACTGTTCAGTCCAGACCCAAATCTAGCCTCTCCTACTTCTGCTTACCCTGATAAAAAATGTAATTACATACATACCATCTGCCAGTTCCCCTCAGCTTGATCTGATCCAAGCACGTATAATTCTCCAAAGTAAATACACTGCAAATTGGCCTGTTTGCCTTGTTTGAGTCATTCAGCAACCCTGTGGACGTGTCACGTGCTGCACGTTCAGTTGTCATTTGAATCTTTGATGTGGTTCAGATTTACAGTAGGCAACAGTCGAGCAATGAAGGTGGACCTTCTCCACTCTAAAGTCgcctttttaattattttcttcccagattgctgattttggcctctccaaTTTGTACCATCATGACCGGTTTTTACAGACGTTCTGTGGCAGTCCCTTGTATGCATCTCCGGAAATTGTCAATGGCCGCCCTTACAGGGGACCCGAGGTGAGTGCGCAGTTTCTTAATTGCCCCTCAGAATGCTAAAGATTTTCTCCCAAGGTATTTTTCTCAATGGACTCTTTGTCATCTGATACAGGCAAAGGTTATTTATTCAAAAGAGTTCTGACAAATCCCAAGGAAACCCTACTCCTCTTTTCAGCTCTTAACGCCTGTCCATGATCTTCTAAGCTGCTAAACCAGAGGGGACCGGCGTTTGATTGCAATAGGGTGTTCAGGCCGAAACTTGGGGGCCATAAATTTATGATAGTCACCAATAAGGCCAATAGAGAGGTCAGGggaaatttctttagccagagattGGTGAGAACGTGGAACTCATTTCCTGACGGAGACGTTGAGGCAAATGGCAGAAGAGAAACTAGATAAGTGCCTGAGGCAGAAGGGAACAGAAGGATATGCTACCGGGGTAAAGTGAGGTTAGGTAGAAAGAGGCCCCTTTGCTTTGTAGGCCCATTGGCTCAAAtggttgtaaattctatgtaattgtgGCTTGTGACTTGGGCTGGGGTTGGAATAGATCTATCGCAAATAAGAGGACAAATTTAGCAGAGCAGCCATCAGTATATAAAATCTGATTATGGAATGTTAGCAAATAAACCCGTGGGGCCTTTCCTTTTATGAGAGGAGTGTTGACATTTTACATTTTGTTAGCTTTAAGCAAGTCTTCTTAATTGAACTGAACACATCAAGTAATAGTATTCAGAACTTGCAAACAGGCTAACACTAAAGTGCTCATACACATGAGGATCAGAGAGTCACTAAGATTTATGTTGAAGATTACTCCAGTATATTTATTATGCACCAAGTTGACACAGCGTGTTTAGAGAGGCTTTAGGACCATAGAAATGTACAATTCCGTGTAACAAATAGAGCCAATTATGTATATTGTTTTGAATAAAAAGTTATCCTACATTCACCACTATTgctggcctcccaaatctccttgGTTTGGTTTCCCCAGTAACATGAATTTTGTTGCCCCCCCCGACAGGTTGACAGCTGGTCCTTGGGCGTACTGCTCTATACCttggttcatggcaccatgccaTTTGACGGGCACGATTACAGAAACCTGGTTAAACAAATCACCAATGGAGAGTACCGTGAGCCTATCAAACCTTCAGGTAAAGAAAAACCTGAATTCTTATAGTGCCTTGTGCAATCttgggacatcccaaagtgcgtTACACTGAAAGACCTCCGGAGCACGTTCACGGTTGTAAAATTGGAAACCTATGGTAGGCAGTTAGATAGGGCAGGTATGTCACTGCAGAGCATGAGCATATTCCTTAATTTCTGTTTCTATTAGGGTCAGGTGAAAACTAGACCAGTGTACTGCCCAGCTGAGATCAACAACAGCGCCTAGGGCAGCTATCAATCCTGGTCCCTCAACACCAACAAAATGCACCTTCCAGTTGAACTTTTAGCAGATTTTATCACacagttaaacatgtatttttatatTCACTCATGATGGTACCCTAACTTGGACTGAGTCCCAGTcgtccatcacccctgtgctcattgaCATACTTTGGCTCATAGCCCACTGATGTCTCGAGTATCAGATTCTCATATTTTTATTCTGACCCTGCCATGacgacctccctccccacctttgTAATCTCCTTTTGCTCTATAACCTTCtaagatctctgtgctcctccattcttgcctctttctccccccgccccccccaccccccccccaatttaatccctccaccattgGTATCTGTGCCTTCAGCAGTTTGAGCCCTCAACTACGGAGTTCCCTCCCTAaagcacactccctccctcttaaAGGTATGCTTCTTAAAACCTGCCCTTTGACCCACCTGTTCAAATATCTCCTCACATTCATAGCCAGTGTGAAATTTTGTCTGGTTTTGCACCTTGGAAATATTttgttatgttaaaggtgctagataaaggggcagcacggtaacacagtggttagcacagttgcttcacagctccagggtcccaggttcgattcctggcttgggccactgtctgtgcggagtctgcacgttctcctcgtgtctgcgtgggtttcctccgggtgctccggtttcctcccactgtccaaagatgtgcaggttaggtggattagccatgatcaattgcccttgggttaggtggggttactgggttgcagggatgtgtgggcttaagtggagcgctctttccaagagccggtgcagactcgatgggccgaatggcctccttctgcactgtaaattctatgatataaggggcagcacagtggcgcagttgttagcactgctgcctcacagcgccgaggacccggtttgatcctggccccgggtcactgtccatgcggagattgcacgttctccctgtgtctgcatgggtctcacccccttaattgaaaaaaaaaattgggtactctaaattcatttttttttccaagaaaAGATGGTATATAATAAAAGTTTTTGGTGTTGTTGCTGTTACAATTGCAGTTATTGGAAAACATGGTTATTTATGTTTATTCTCTTTGACCTTATCACAGATGCATGTGGGCTGATCCGTTGGCTATTGATGGTGAACCCTGACCGTCGAGCCACCATTGAAGATGTTGCGAATCATTGGTGGGTGAATTGGGGCTACAAGACCCCAGTCTGCGAGATGGAGTCGCTGAAAGACTACGAATCGCCTGTGACGATCACTTTGGACTGGGTGCAGCGGTCATCCCGCATCGTTTTTGAAAGTGGCTCGAAGGTGCGTTGCTTCTTCAAGCAGCACAGCTCACCGCTGGAACGGCAGAGGTCACTCAAGAAATCAAAGAAGAGAATGACATTTCGCACTCGATGCAGGAGGGGGGAGCTCCCGAAAGCCAGGGCAAGTCCCTGCTGAAGAGGCCAAAAGGATACTGAAGAAAAGGAACAATTACGAACATCGCTCGCACAGTGCGGGCAACGTCAATCACTCTGTGCCTTTAGAGGAGCCGGTCTTCAGTCCATAAAGACTCCAGCACATCAGCAACAGAGACCAATAGCCAATCGCCAAGTGCGGCTGCCCCAGCACCAAAGAAGGGGATCCTAAAGGAAACCCGCAAAAGAGAATCTGGCTATTATTCGTCACCAGAACCGAGTGAGTCAGCAGACTTGCTGGACTGTGAGAACTCTTCCGTCTTTGACGCAGTGAATTTCGACACTAACCATACCAATGGCGATGGCTCCAAAGACGCAACATGCAGGCGCAAAGGTATCCTTAAACGTATGGGAAGTTCTCCTCCAGTAGCACGGACTCTGCAATGGGAAGTCGACCCTGAAAAGCTTGGGCTTCCTTCAACGAGTTGGCCTTTTCCGACATTAGACTCTCGTCAAACCGGAGTTACCCGTCGAGTGCGGTGAGCGAGACAGCATCCTCGTCCTCTGAATCCTTTGACCGCCTGCCCTCCCGAGGGCCGGCAGGAACGCAGCCAGATGCGGAGCTGCGTCTCGGCGGACGACCTGCTCCACCTGGAAGGGTCTGAGGCAGACTGCAGGCCGCGCCTTCGGAAGATGAGTGTTTCAACCGAGTTGGGTGACAGCAACTTCTCCCTCATGGACCTTGATAACGTGACCGCAGTCTACAAGAAGGCTGTGGCGATTTGCAATAAGCTGATCTGAGTGGGGACAAGCTGAATGGCTGTGTTTATGTCGGTGTCCCAAGTGATTGATGTCAATGCAAATGAGACGTCAATGCAAATGTGCTGTGAGAGGGAAGATGTGTCAGAGATTACAgaatgtctttaaaaaaaaaaagtggaacAAGAGAAAAGTGGAGCAAAACGAGGGTGCAGAATGTGAAAGAATGATTGAAGGTTGTAGAATGGAGTTGATGCATAGTGCAAGGAAATGCTTGTTTCTTCATTAATCCAATACAGTGTTTCACCTCCAGAATACATGGGGAATTGTCTAAGATTGGACCTGGATCTTGCATTGAAGGACAGTAATGAGGGTAACCTGGACTTGCACTATGAACACTGAAACGTGGGAGAGTGGTTGCGTGTAAGAAGGCTAATAAGATTGGAAAGCATAAAAACAATGGGTATTGTTGGGTCCAGGAAATAATGTATGtggagaaggaagagaagagataTTCTATTTCCCCCTCCATTTTTTTtgagaaaaaagaaaatgtattagcgaatggaggggggggggtggggggggggggggagaatctttGCAACACTTGTGGTAACAAGCTACCACCATTCTATTTTCCTGTGCCACTGTTGGATAGTAAATCTACAGCGAGTGCATTTGCGCAATGTTATGGACTGTTTTGAGCATTCCTGTGTCATTGGTCAGGTAATGGGCGCCTTGTGCGCCCACATGACAGTCCCTGCCAAAAAAAAGAGTGTACAAGAAATCAGACAGTTTATACCAGACTGAAAGCTGATTTTTTACTATTTATGTGACGAACATATATATATTGCCTGTTAATTTATTTTCCTCTTGGATCAGAACTCTGGTCATGTGTAAATAAGTGAAAGTTGAAGAAGTTTAATATTATAATAGATTTTTTTTGTCTACTGCTCAATTAATAATTATTTGGCCATAATTCTATGAATGCAGTCTTTAATTGCAATGGAACCCAATTGGTGCAAGTGTGGGCGCATGTTCTAGTGTGCGTGTCTAGTGCATGCGTTTTTCTTGCACTGTGGTGAGAGTTTGATGCCATGAcatgttttctctgtctctcccaagTGCTGGCAAGCTTAGCATTGATACCATCAGAATGCTGAAGTTCACTTCTTCACTGTCAAATGTATCATTTCATGTTTTTGAATGTTGTGAGGGGATGTGATGTCTCTGTAGAATTATTTTTGCCCCGGTATATATTTTTTATGTACTGCCCAATTCATAATGTTGCATGCCTTTCTGATTGATGTATTTCTGATTGGTGaaatgttctcttttttttttttgtttcgttTTGTGAATGAGTACTGAAtcccactctggcgtgggccctGATTCTGTGTTATTGCTTAAAATCCTTCATGACTGTGAAGTCTATGAAATGGACTGTCCTGTGAATACTTGTGCAGTGGTATGGCTGGTTGAGAGGGTGGAAGGGGTTGGTGCAGAGTGACAtaagttagggggggggggggggggggggggggggggggggggggggggggggtgggagggggggagcgggagcATACACAAGTAATGTTCCCATTACTAAGTTGGGacaattggattttttttaatcCTTGTTGGGCTGCAATCTGTTTTCGTAGACCAGCACAAGATTGTAGAAAGGGAATATTGAGACCTCAGTTGATATCTGCCAATAATCGTCAATCCATTTTTATATGTGCAATGGGGAAATATTGGTCGGGTTTAATTTGCTGCCTGCAGAGAGCAGGTATAATCTTATCCAGTGCATTGCCACCAGGAATGGCCATGTATTGGACCACTATGAGTAGGGGCATTCACTTGTTGTCCCTGCTTGATAGGGATGGATAGCTGGATACCATGGTCTAAGGAAGTAGAAATGTTAACAACCTGAGCTCTTATTAGGAATATGGGAAAATGAATGGGCCAATCAATCCCTTAAGCCTGGTGCCCCCATTTATGAAATTGATGGCTGAGCTGAATGTTAACTCCATTTGCCTGTCTCAATTCCAAAACCCGTGATATTTTTACTGAACAAATATCTATCAACCTCCGTTTTGAAATTTCCAATTGATTCCGTTCGCTGCCCCCTGCATGAACAGCTTTTTGGGGAGGGAGTTGCAAATTACCACAATAATGTTTTCTAACGCCACTCTGGAAAAAGGCAAGTTCTAATTTTGGGCCAACGCCCCCATTATCCCAACAGAGGAGATAGTTTTTCTGTACCTCACCTTTACTATCGATCCCTCGAATCGCCTTGAAAACACCTCGAATATTCCAACCCATAACTCTCTGTCCTTGAGTGACCATACACTGAAATGGGTGCCAGGGTCTGGCTGGCTGAGCTAGCTGACCTAAACTTGGAGAAAGGGGCTGAGGGCTTCTGCCTTGGGTTAGGAAGGGGAAGAAACTACCCGGGTTTCCCCCCCCTCGCCATCGTGGTCCATTGACTTGCTCACCCCCAGCACATCCCTTGCCGGAAAGTATGGACATGTGGCGAGGGTAAGATCAAATTTGGCTGTCATCTCCCAATGCTTGATATCTGGATTCAATCTAAAATAATGAGAGTTTgaatgaggggctggaggatctcTGTAAGAATTGGATTCTTTCAAATGAGGGGGGTGAAAAGATTtgtgggacgggggagggggggggagaatatgaACCAGTTACACCAATATTTCCCCCGTGCACAATCTCAAATCGCCAGACTGCTTCATACCCCAGTTCCAGCAGCTGAAACCCAGGGGTTAGTGCAGTCTGTGACCTTGTTGCCTATCTGCTGTGGATTACATGCTTTGTACATGTGTTCCTTGAGTTACTGAGTAATTTGTATCAAACAGTATGTTCGACCGAAGAAATCTGTGATTTGTTTTGTTGTAAATTGctaatttatttttttctgtGTTGAATTTTGTTTCTAGATGGTTAAAAAGCATTTCTCTCACAATAAAAAGATGCGCCTTAACGCTGACTGTTTTCGGTTCTTCCCTCATTTTAATAAGGAACAAGATGTATTTCTGGTGTGAGTGGAAACCTACCGTGGTCATTCACTTTTTGGGCATGAAAAAATATTAGCAAGCACGATTAAGGAAAACTCAAAGATGTTTTACCAGTGTATAAAGAGCAAACGGatagttaaggaaaaagtgggagatgaagaagggaacttgcgtgaaggtgcagaggatgtgGGAAGAGTTTTAAACAATtttttgtctccgtgtttacaaAGGGAAGGGATGATAGGGATATAGTACTCCAGGAGGAGCAGTGTGAAATATTGGATAAAATAATCCGAACGAGAGAGGAAATATTAGAGATGTTCGGATGCTTGAAAATGGATAAGTGGCCAGTGCCGGATGGATTGCTTCCTGGGAtgttgaaggaggtcagggaggaaatagcagatgtTCTGAGGATTATTTTCCAATCTTCACCAGACACAAGGGAGGAGCCGGAGGACATCTGCAAATgtgtttctttgtttaagaagagtatgAAGGAAATGCCAAgcaattataggctggttagtctttcttcggtggtgggcaaattgttagaatcaatcctgagattggataaactcacttagaaaggcatggactaggcAGGGATAATCAGCACGGCTTTGTTAAGGAAAGTTCATGCCTTATAAATTTGACTGAATTATCTGAGGAAGTGAGGAGGAGGATTGATGAAGATAGTGCAGTGCatgttgtctgcatggatttcagtaaggcatttgacaaagtcccacataacagACTGATCTtttcacttcccgggtggcggagaatctctgtcatggcggaggcgggattttaggcgcccccaggcgattctccgaccctgctgggggtcggagaatttcgccccttaagtgctgtaagctgcagGACTATGGGCGTGTGCGATGGATGGGATTAAAAGGGcatctgggtgtctttgggttggcatggacaagatgtgtTGAATGgtccctttctgtgctgtatcatttatatatatatatatatttttttaataataatttttattggaattttttgaaaaatatatatcgacaaaacaataataataataaacacctcccggcacccgtaacaacgcatataacaaaccccccccccccccccaaccccaataaacaacagaataaattaacaataagcaaattaacttaaacactatccccctaaacccccctcccccccgggttgctgctgctgctgacctagtaccttatcattgagccagaaagtcgaggaaaggctgccacctcctaaagaacccttgtactgaccccctcagggcgaacttaaccctctccaacttaatgaatcccgccatgtcattaatccaggtccccacactcggaggtctcgcatctttccactgcagcaagatcctccgccgggctactagggacgcaaaggccaagacattggcctctttcgcctcctgcactcccggctccaccccaaaccCAAATATCAcgaatccccagcctggcttgaccctggatcccaccaccctcgacactgtccccgccacccccttccagaactcctccagtgccgggcattcccagagcatatgggcatggttcgctggactccccgagcacctgacgcacctgtcttcgcccccaaagaacctactcatcctagatccggacatgtgggcccggtgcagcaccttgaactggatgagactaagcctcgcacatgaagaggaggagttcaccctctccagggcgtccgcccatgtcccctcctcaatctgctcccccagctccacctcccacttagccttcagctcctctactgacgcctcccccacctcctgcattacctggtagatgtcagacaccttcccatccccgacccacacccccgaaagcaccctatcccttaccccccacggggcagcaaagggaacccctccacctgtcgcctagcaaacgccttgacctgaaggtacctgaacatattccccgggggggagctcaaacttctcctccagttcaccaaggctcgcgaacctcccgtcaataaacaggtctcccaacttcctgatgcccgccctgtgccaccccaggaacctgccatccatgtttcctgggacaaaccggtggttcccccacagtggggcctccaccgagccccccacttcccccctgtgtcgcctccactgcccccaaattttgagggtggccgccaccaccgggctcgtggtgtacctcgttggagggagcggcaatggagccgttaccagtgccttcaggctcgtgcctccgcaggacgccatctccatccttttccatgctgccccctccccctccattacccacttgcgtaccatcgagacattagccgcccaatagtacccagagaggttgggcagcgccagcccccctctatccctgccccgctccaaaaagaccctccttaccctcggagtcccatgcacccaaacaaatcccagaatgctgctgttcaccctcctaaaaaaggccctcggaacaaaaatggggaggcactgaaacaaaacaaaaacctcggga
This genomic window contains:
- the nuak2 gene encoding LOW QUALITY PROTEIN: NUAK family SNF1-like kinase 1 (The sequence of the model RefSeq protein was modified relative to this genomic sequence to represent the inferred CDS: inserted 7 bases in 5 codons; substituted 1 base at 1 genomic stop codon) → MDPASPCLSRDSALGAACSPSALAARSSSQTPEMKRQAVKRHHHKHNLRHRYEFRETLGKGTYGKVKKAVDRCGRMVAIKSIRKDKIKDEQDLVHIRREIEIMSSLSHPHIINIYEVFENKDKIVIIMEYASKGDLYDFINEKQSLTEQEARHFFRQIVSAIHYCHKNGIVHRDLKLENILLDATGNVKIADFGLSNLYHHDRFLQTFCGSPLYASPEIVNGRPYRGPEVDSWSLGVLLYTLVHGTMPFDGHDYRNLVKQITNGEYREPIKPSDACGLIRWLLMVNPDRRATIEDVANHWWVNWGYKTPVCEMESLKDYESPVTITLDWVQRSSRIVFESGSKVRCFFKQHSSPLERQRSLKKSKXENDISHSMQEGGAPESQGKSLLKRPKGXLKKRNNYEHRSHSAGNVNHSVPLEEXRSSVHKDSSTSATETNSQSPSAAAPAPKKGILKETRKRESGYYSSPEPSESADLLDCENSSVFDAVNFDTNHTNGDGSKDATCRRKGILKRXGKFSSSSTDSAMGSRPXKAWASFNELAFSDIRLSSNRSYPSSAVSETASSSSESFDRLPXPEGRQERSQMRSCVSADDLLHLEGSEADCRPRLRKMSVSTELGDSNFSLMDLDNVTAVYKKAVAICNKLI